One Pongo abelii isolate AG06213 chromosome 12, NHGRI_mPonAbe1-v2.0_pri, whole genome shotgun sequence DNA segment encodes these proteins:
- the MRPS5 gene encoding small ribosomal subunit protein uS5m isoform X1: MAWAECPCYEKWNSADHCPKKQGRAGEGGGRRYPAERRVGTKEEDEETYEDFDTRILEVRNVFTMTAKEGRRKSIRVLVAVGNGKGAAGFAIGKATDRMDAFRKAKNRAVHHLYYIERYEDHTIFHDISLRFKRTHIKMKKQPKGYGLRCHRAIITICRLIGIKDMYAKVSGSTNMLSLTQGLFHGLSRQETHQQLADKKGLHVVEIREECGPLPIVVASPRGALRKDPEPDEVPDIKLDWEDVKTAQGMKRCVWSNLKRAAT, from the exons ATGGCCTGGGCTGAATGTCCCTGTTATGAAAAATGGAACAGTGCAGACCATTGCCCAAAGAAGCAAGGAAGAGCAGGAGAAGGTGGAGGCAGACGTTATCCAGCAGAGAGAAGAGTGGGAACGAAAGAAGAAGATGAAG AAACATATGAGGATTTTGATACCAGGATACTTGAG GTAAGAAATGTTTTCACTATGACTGcgaaagagggaagaaggaaatcgATCCGTGTCCTGGTGGCTGTGGGGAACGGAAAAGGAGCTGCAG GTTTTGCTATTGGGAAAGCCACTGATCGGATGGATGCTTTCAGGaaa GCAAAGAACAGAGCAGTTCACCATTTGTATTATATAGAACGATATGAAGACCATACAA TATTCCATGATATTTCATTAAGATTTAAAAGGACGCATATCAAGATGAAGAAACAACCCAAAG GTTACGGCCTCCGCTGCCACAGGGCCATCATCACCATCTGCCGGCTCATTGGCATCAAAGACATGTATGCCAAGGTCTCTGGGTCCACTAATATGCTCAGCCTCACCCAGGGCCTCTTCCATGGGCTCTCCAGACAG GAAACCCATCAACAGCTGGCTGATAAGAAGGGCCTCCATGTTGTGGAAATCCGAGAGGAATGTGGCCCTCTGCCCATTGTGGTTGCCTCCCCCCGGGGGGCCTTGAGGAAGGATCCAGAGCCAGATGAGGTTCCAGACATCAAACTGGACTGGGAAGACGTGAAGACTGCACAGGGAATGAAGCGCTGTGTGTGGTCTAATTTAAAGAGAGCCGCCACGTAA